The following coding sequences lie in one Cyanobacterium sp. Dongsha4 genomic window:
- a CDS encoding pyridoxal phosphate-dependent aminotransferase, with protein sequence MRADNIQLPLIPIINELIINNPNTISLGQGVVFYPPPDETFKEIDKFANNPRNNLYQSINGVNELLAEIETKLARDNKINYSQNKSSIFVTAGSNMAFMNAVLAITNPEDEIIILAPYYFNHEMAIRLANCKPIIVDTNNQYQPDIERIIDAITPKTKAIVTISPNNPTGVVYSKKDLLAINILCKEKGIYHISDEAYEYFTYNGIKHYSPASFVDSDNHTISLFSLSKAYGFASWRIGYMVIPKHLEMAVKKIQDTILICPPVISQYGAYGALKIGKNYCQKYLLQINQVREKMLDSLAKITDICEVSKSDGAFYLFLKIKSEINSFELTKKLIENYRVAVIPGTTFGVENKCCLRVAYGALNYDTASIGINRLVEGLSQLIEV encoded by the coding sequence ATGCGTGCAGATAATATACAGTTACCATTAATACCCATTATTAATGAATTAATTATTAATAATCCGAATACTATCTCTTTAGGGCAAGGAGTTGTATTTTATCCTCCTCCTGATGAAACTTTCAAAGAGATTGATAAATTTGCCAATAATCCTCGAAATAATTTATATCAATCCATCAACGGTGTAAATGAATTATTAGCAGAAATAGAGACTAAATTAGCTAGAGATAATAAGATTAATTATAGTCAAAATAAATCATCTATTTTCGTGACTGCAGGGTCAAATATGGCGTTTATGAATGCAGTTTTAGCTATCACTAATCCAGAAGATGAAATAATCATTTTAGCCCCCTATTATTTTAACCATGAAATGGCAATTAGATTAGCTAATTGTAAACCTATAATTGTCGATACAAATAATCAATATCAACCAGATATAGAAAGAATAATTGATGCCATAACACCAAAAACAAAAGCAATTGTAACCATTTCTCCCAATAATCCCACAGGGGTTGTTTACTCAAAAAAAGACTTATTAGCGATTAACATATTATGTAAAGAAAAAGGAATTTATCATATCAGTGATGAGGCTTATGAGTATTTTACTTACAATGGAATTAAACACTATTCTCCTGCGTCTTTTGTCGATAGTGATAATCACACAATTTCTTTATTTAGTTTATCGAAAGCCTACGGTTTTGCCAGTTGGAGAATTGGCTATATGGTGATTCCAAAACATTTAGAAATGGCTGTAAAAAAAATTCAAGATACAATTTTAATTTGTCCTCCTGTAATTTCCCAATATGGTGCTTATGGTGCTTTAAAAATTGGTAAAAATTATTGTCAAAAATACTTATTACAAATTAATCAAGTTAGAGAAAAAATGCTTGATTCTTTAGCAAAAATTACCGATATTTGTGAAGTGAGTAAATCTGATGGGGCATTTTATTTGTTTTTAAAAATTAAGAGCGAGATAAATTCTTTTGAACTAACAAAAAAACTCATTGAAAACTATCGAGTAGCAGTAATTCCGGGTACAACTTTTGGTGTAGAAAATAAGTGTTGTTTAAGGGTTGCCTATGGAGCGTTAAATTATGATACTGCATCTATAGGTATTAACAGATTGGTGGAAGGTTTATCACAACTTATCGAGGTTTAA